One Chionomys nivalis chromosome 4, mChiNiv1.1, whole genome shotgun sequence genomic region harbors:
- the LOC130873409 gene encoding stromelysin-1-like, translating to MKSLLVLLWLCVAAGWSYPLHSSADSDMEFLQKYLENYYGLAKDVKQFTKKKDSSPVVKKIQEMQKFLGLEMTGKLDSNTMDVMLKPRCGVPDVGGFTTFPGSPKWRKNHLTYRVENYTPDLPKESVDSAIEKALKVWEAVTPLKFSRLSEGEADIMISFAAGEHGDFIPFDGPGAVLAHAYAPGLGINGDAHFDDDEQWTEDTTGTNLFLVAAHELGHSLGLFHSDKTEALMYPVYRSSTDLGRFRLSQDDVDGIQSLYGPPPASPDVPVVPSKPNSPEPELSLMCSPDLSFDAVSTLRGEFLFFKDRHFWRKSLRTPEPGFYLISSFWPSLPSSMDAAYEVTSGDTVFVFKGTQFWAVRGHAEQAGYPKSIHALGFPPTVRKIDAAVSAKETKKTYFFVDDQYWRFDEQKRSMEPGFPRKIAKDFPGIDSKVDAVFEAFGFFYFFSGSSQLEFDPNAKKVTHVLKSNSWFNC from the exons ATGAAGAGTCTCCTGGTCTTGCTGTGGCTATGTGTGGCAGCTGGCTGGTCCTATCCGCTGCACAGTAGTGCCGACTCCGACATGGAGTTTCTTCAG AAATACTTAGAAAACTACTATGGCCTTGCAAAAGATGTGAAGCAGTTCACTAAGAAAAAGGACAGTAGTCCTGTTGtcaaaaaaatccaagaaatgcAGAAGTTCCTCGGGCTGGAGATGACAGGGAAGCTGGACTCCAACACGATGGATGTGATGCTCAAGCCCAGATGTGGCGTCCCTGACGTTGGTGGCTTCACTACCTTTCCAGGTTCGCCAAAGTGGAGGAAAAACCACCTCACCTACAG GGTTGAAAATTATACACCAGATTTACCGAAAGAGAGTGTGGATTCTGCCATTGAGAAAGCGTTGAAAGTCTGGGAGGCGGTGACCCCGCTCAAGTTCTCCAGGCTCTCTGAAGGAGAGGCGGACATCATGATCTCCTTCGCAGCTGGAG AACATGGAGACTTCATTCCTTTTGACGGGCCTGGAGCAGTCTTGGCTCATGCGTATGCCCCTGGGCTGGGGATTAACGGGGATGCTCACTTTGATGATGATGAACAATGGACAGAGGACACCACAG GTACCAACTTATTCCTGGTTGCTGCTCATGAACTTGGCCACTCCCTGGGTCTCTTTCACTCAGACAAAACTGAAGCCTTGATGTACCCAGTCTACAGGTCCTCCACAGACCTGGGCCGCTTTCGCCTCTCTCAAGATGATGTGGATGGCATTCAGTCCCTCTATG GACCTCCCCCAGCATCCCCTGATGTTCCTGTGGTACCCTCCAAACCTAATTCTCCGGAACCTGAGTTATCACTGATGTGCAGCCCTGATTTGTCCTTTGATGCAGTCAGCACCCTTCGGGGAgaattcttgttttttaaagacag GCATTTTTGGCGAAAATCTTTGAGGACGCCCGAACCTGGCTTTTATTTGATCTCTTCGTTTTGGCCGTCCCTTCCTTCCAGCATGGATGCTGCCTATGAGGTTACCAGCGGAGACACTGTCTTCGTTTTTAAAG GAACTCAGTTCTGGGCAGTCCGAGGCCACGCGGAGCAAGCAGGTTACCCTAAAAGCATCCACGCTCTCGGCTTCCCTCCCACTGTCAGGAAGATTGATGCTGCTGTGAGTGCCAAGGAGACGAAGAAGACCTACTTCTTTGTGGATGACCAATACTGGAG aTTTGATGAGCAGAAACGATCCATGGAGCCCGGATTTCCCAGGAAGATAGCCAAGGACTTCCCAGGCATTGACTCAAAGGTGGATGCTGTCTTTGAAGCATTCG ggtttttctatttcttcagtggATCTTCACAGTTGGAGTTTGACCCAAATGCAAAGAAAGTGACCCATGTGTTGAAGAGTAACAGTTGGTTCAATTGTTAG